The following proteins come from a genomic window of Gemmatimonadota bacterium:
- a CDS encoding restriction endonuclease → MSKLPPEKQEAIASIILEELGDERRWDEAFAASQDKLAKLAQKVRADIKAGRFKKMGRNNEMSDYTIYALMYSEDPARDAMTYNSLQNGVGRFGWSYEKTANLRTLQARIDNGDSLTCEEWDCYHPFLLDIKEEDYVVYINIPEWGKCTLARVTGPYFWSYEDDNFNHRFHVDPESVCVFDRNNTIVYPQLRRKLKLRGRWWRIYDLHEKFEFLIECLKRGEEGTLSTPETNIDWLKKDILSDITKKIQRTHPGSQLEFPIAEIFRNVPGVKEVKEQGGAGEHGADLQVIFEWEIPILEIQEQRICVVQVKSFEGEMWETKAVDQIQEALDYWNADMGIIVSTASSGSEALDTALNQLQQKTGKPVYLLIGEDVAAFLLRFGGQLLF, encoded by the coding sequence GCTATCGCAAGTATAATTCTTGAAGAACTCGGAGATGAACGCCGATGGGATGAAGCGTTTGCCGCATCACAAGATAAACTCGCCAAACTCGCCCAAAAAGTACGGGCCGATATCAAGGCAGGTCGTTTCAAAAAAATGGGAAGGAATAATGAAATGAGCGATTACACGATCTATGCACTGATGTACTCGGAAGATCCCGCTCGCGATGCTATGACCTACAACTCTCTGCAGAATGGAGTGGGACGTTTCGGTTGGAGCTATGAAAAAACTGCTAACTTAAGAACGTTACAGGCCAGAATTGATAATGGGGATAGCCTTACATGCGAAGAATGGGATTGTTATCATCCCTTTCTACTCGATATCAAAGAGGAAGACTATGTAGTTTATATCAATATACCTGAATGGGGCAAGTGTACTCTCGCCCGTGTCACCGGCCCCTATTTTTGGAGCTACGAAGATGATAATTTCAACCATCGTTTCCACGTTGATCCCGAGTCGGTTTGCGTCTTTGACCGAAACAACACAATCGTTTACCCCCAGCTAAGAAGGAAGCTCAAACTGCGGGGACGATGGTGGCGCATCTACGATCTGCATGAGAAATTTGAATTTCTTATCGAGTGTTTGAAAAGGGGTGAAGAAGGCACGCTTAGTACACCGGAAACGAATATCGATTGGCTCAAAAAGGATATTCTATCCGATATCACAAAGAAAATTCAGCGTACGCATCCAGGTTCCCAGCTCGAGTTCCCGATTGCAGAAATTTTCCGGAACGTTCCCGGAGTCAAAGAAGTGAAGGAACAAGGTGGTGCCGGAGAACACGGCGCAGACCTACAGGTAATTTTTGAATGGGAGATACCCATTCTGGAGATACAAGAACAGCGCATTTGCGTGGTTCAAGTGAAATCCTTTGAAGGCGAGATGTGGGAAACCAAAGCCGTAGATCAAATTCAAGAGGCACTTGACTATTGGAATGCAGACATGGGGATCATTGTATCCACAGCCTCCTCTGGTTCCGAAGCACTTGACACGGCTCTTAATCAACTGCAGCAAAAAACAGGGAAGCCCGTTTATTTGCTTATTGGCGAGGATGTTGCCGCTTTTCTGTTGCGCTTTGGCGGTCAACTCTTGTTCTAA